CGCGATGGTCGAACGCAAGTTCGATCAGTTCCTCATCGACACCTACGTGCAACGCAAGCTCCTGCCGCGGATTCAGGTCAGCCCGTCCGAGATGCGGTTGCGTTACCAGCAGATCGTCGATGACCGTTACACCGAGCAAGCCAAGGCGGAGTTTCGACTGCTACGGATCAACGAGAGCGCGGCCGGCGGTCCGGACGCGGCGCTGACCAAGGCCCGCGACATCAAAGCCCGCATCGACAGCGACGAGCTCGATTTCCTGACCGCTGCTGGCCAGTTCAACGACGACGCGATGCTCCGCGAGAGCGCCGGCGATCTGGGCATCGGGCTGATGGAACGTGGGGCGTATCGGTACAAGCAGATCGAGGATGCGGTGTTCGCCGGCGAGCCGGGCCAGACGCTCGGTCCACTTCCGCTGAGCGATCGACAGGGGCCGGCGCAGGTGCTGGTGTTCGTGGAGCAGAAGACGGTCGGCCGGGTACAGCCGTTCGCCGACGCGAAAGTTCAGCAGGACTTGCGCAACCAACTTCGCCAGGAGAAGTACACCGAGCTGCTCGCCGAGGAAGCCCGTGGCGAGCAGGCGATGGCCTTGGTCGAGCGGCTCAGTGACGGTGTGCAGACCGCGGTCGACATCGCGTTGCTCGACTACGACCGGTGGAACGCCGAGGAGTGAATCGCACGGCATAGGATGCCGCCGTGATTGCATCCATTTTTCTTGCCGTGGTTGTACCCTTGAACTATCCGACGACTCCGACCGACGACGTGGTCGACGACTTCCACGGCACACCCGTGGCCGACCCGTATCGCTGGCTCGAAGGTGACGGGCCGGAAGTTCGCGCGTTCATTGATGAGCAGAACGCCATCACCGACGCTTACCTCGACGTCGAGAGCAAGCCGGCCATCCGTGCCCGGCTCGAAGAGTTGACCGACTACCTGCGGTTCTCCACGCCGAGCCGGTACGGCGACACCGTCATCTACACCCGCAACGACGGCCTTCAGCCGCAGAGCGTGATGTACGTCCGTGGCGGCGGCGATGTCGAGGGTGACCGCGTGCTGATCGACCCCAACACTTTCAGCGATGACGGCACCGTCGCGCTTGCCGGGACGACCTTCACCAAGGACGGCGCGCTCATGGCATACGCCGTGTCCGTCGGCGGCTCGGACCAGCGTGTCGTGAAAGTTCGCCAAGTCGAGAGTGGCGAAGACCTCGCCGACGAGCTGACCAACATGCGGTTCAGCGGCATCGCGTGGAACCCGGACAACACCGGCTTCTGGTACAACCAGTACCCGTCCGACGAGAGCCGGCTGAACAACCGGTTGCGCTATCACGTCCTCGGCGAGCCGCAGGGTGATGGTGCGATCGTGTACACCGAGCCGGACGATCCGGAGCTTTCGCTGTTCCCGTTCGTTACCGACGCGGGGGATTACCTCGTGGTCTACAAGTCGCGTGGCACCGACCGCCGCAGCGGGGTGATGTACCGCGAGATCTGCGACGACTGCGACCCGGCCAAGCAGGGCGGCTTCACCGAGCTGTTCCCGGTGCAGGACGCCCGCTATTCCATCGTCGGCAACACCGACAGCACGTTCTACGTCCTGACCGACAAGGACGCGCCGCGCCGCAAGCTCGTCGCGGTCGACCTGCTCAAGCCGGAGATCGAGAACTGGCAGACGATCATCCCCGAGGGCGAGGCCGTTCTCGAAACCGTCGGCACGATCGACGGCGGCTTCGTGGCGGTTCACTCGAAGGACGGCCGCAGTGTGTTGACCGTCCGCGATCGCACCGGCGGTAGCGTGCGCAACGTCGAACTCCCCGGCGAGGGCACCGTCTTCGGCGTCGACACCGACCCGCAACGCGAGACGTTCACCTTCGGCTACACGAGCTACAACTTCCCGTCGGTTGCCTTTGCCGCCGACGAGGAGCTTGGCCTCGAGGAGGTGTTTCCAAGCACGCTCGACTTCGATCCGAGCGGGTTCGACGTGTCGCTGCACTTTGCCACGAGCAAGGACGGCACGCAGGTGCCGCTGTTCGTGACGCACAAGAAGGGGCTCGAACTCGACGGCGACAACCCCGCGATCCTCTATGGCTACGGCGGGTTCTCGATCGGCCAGTCGCCGTACTTCGCGCCGTCGTTGATCGCGTGGTTGGAACAGGGCGGCGTGTACATCTTCGCCGGGTTGCGCGGCGGCGACGAGTACGGTGCCGAGTGGCACGAAGCCGGCAAACTTGAGAACAAGCAGAACGTCTTCGACGACTTCATCGCGTCGGCCGAGTGGGCGATCGACAACGGCTACACCAAGCCGGAGAAGCTCGCGATCCGCGGCGGGTCCAATGGCGGCCTGCTCGTCGCCGCCGTCGAGCTCCAACGTCCCGACCTGTTCGGCGCGGTCATCTGCCAGGTGCCGGTGATCGACATGCTCCGTTACCACACCTTCGGCACCGGGCGGTTCTGGACCGTCGAGTACGGCAACGCGATGGAGAACCCCGAGCACTTCGAGTTCATGTACGCCTACTCGCCGTTGCACAACGTGGAAGAGGGCGTGCTTTACCCGCCGACGCTGGTGTTGACGGCCGACGGCGACGATCGTGTCGTCCCGGCCCACGCGTTCAAGTACGTCGCCACGCTCCAGGCCAACGCCGACCCCAACGGCATTTACCTCCTGCACCACCAGACCGACGCCGGCCACGGTGCCGGCAAGCCCACCGCCAAACGTCTCGACGAGGCAGCGGACATTTACGCATTTCTGGTCAAGCAGTTCGGGATGACTTGGGAGTAGTCGCAAAAATGTGTATATTCATCGGTGGCAAGGAGCTCCGATGAATCCACGTTTTGAGGCACGCCCGGCACTGACGGTTGTCGGATACCAGATCGACACCAAACCGATGTCGCCAGAGATTGGCGAGCTTTGGGGTAAGTTCGGTTCGGCCCACGACGTGCAATGGCCGCCATCAATCGGCGGCGGTGGTGCGTACGGCGTGATGCAATACCACGAGGACACGGGCGTGCTGACGTACATGGCCGGCATTCCCGTCGCGCCCGACGCGCAGGTGCCCGAGGGCATGCACAAGTGGGACGTACCGGAGACCGAGTACGCGATTTTCAGCACCGTCCTGGACAACCTCGCCGAGACGTTCACGAAGATTTACAACGAGTGGCTCCCCAATGCCGACGTTGACGGTGGCACCGGGCCCGCGCTCGAGTGGTATGGCCCCGGCTTCCACGAGAAGCACCTCGACGTGAACGTCCTGATCCCGATTCGTCGGCGGTAACTCGGGCTTGGCGATCGCGTTCGGTCGCCACCGCGTTCAGCGGCGAATGACGTTGATGCCCGGCTCGGCGTCGAAGGTGTCGACGATGTTGCCGTTGCGATCGAAGACGTCGACCGGAGTCGCCGCATCGCCGGTGTTGGTCACGACGTAGGTGCGGCGGTCGCCATCGGTGTACACACCACCGAGCGGCAGGCTCAGGTGATAGCCCGGGTCATGCCGGCCGATGTCGGCCAACGCGTGAGCGTGGAAGTAGTACAGACCGGCGTCGGGTTTGGTCATCGACGGGCTGTCCTGTTCAAGCAGGTCGCCCATGATCCGCGTCGCGCTGCCCGGGTCGGCCTGTGTCCAGTAGCCGAGCATGACGTTCTGCCAGTCGTTGGGCGTGCTGTCTTCCAGGTCCGCGAACGCGTCGGCGTCGATCTCTTCGACGTCCTGTCCCCGGGCGGCGAAGTACTTTCGGAGCGTCGCTTCGGTGTGGGCCGCGTCATGGCCTAGGTACGCGAGGTTGGGCCAGAGCGGCAACGCCTGGATACCGAGGATGTACTCGGGGTTCGGGCCGAACCACGTGCCCCAGGTCGCGCTGTCGTCGAACAGGATGCCGACGTTGGATTCGGTGAAACCCTCGGGCCAACTGCTGCCCGCGCTGTTGAACCAATAGCGCATCGTTGTTTCGGCTTCGATGGTGTAGCCCATCATGCCGGCCGCGAGCAGCCGCTGGTTGTCGGTCGCCGCACCGACCAGTGCAAGTCCGAGCCAGGACTGGATGGCTTCGGAGGTCGACTCCTGGTTGTTGCCGCGATCGCTGCTGGTTCCGGCCGCGTAGCTGTGGCCGACCCATGGTTCGAACGTGCGCAGATACGGAAACCGCTTGTCTTCGCGATCCGGGTTGGCGTACTGCTTTGCGACGAGCGTGGCCATCTCGCCGAAGTCTTCGGCGAACGCCGGGTCGCGCAGCATCAGCACGCCGGCGCTGGCGGTGAGGTAGCCGTAGTGGAAGTGATGATCGGTGAAGTTCTGTGAGCCGAAGTCCGGCGCGAAGCCGACGATCGCGCTGCTGCCCGGGTATGCGGCGTAGAAGCGCCCCTGTTCGCCGGGCGTGTAGGTGAGCCAGTCGGTGACGGACGTTTCGAGCGCGGCCTGGAACTCATCGGCCGTGTCGTCGCCGAGCGTGTCGGCCATGAGCGCGAACTCGGCGTAGCGCTGCATGTCCTTGCCGCCCCAGTAGGTGTTGTTTACATAGATCGGCCCGTTGTCGATGCGG
The Planctomycetota bacterium DNA segment above includes these coding regions:
- a CDS encoding prolyl oligopeptidase family serine peptidase; translation: MIASIFLAVVVPLNYPTTPTDDVVDDFHGTPVADPYRWLEGDGPEVRAFIDEQNAITDAYLDVESKPAIRARLEELTDYLRFSTPSRYGDTVIYTRNDGLQPQSVMYVRGGGDVEGDRVLIDPNTFSDDGTVALAGTTFTKDGALMAYAVSVGGSDQRVVKVRQVESGEDLADELTNMRFSGIAWNPDNTGFWYNQYPSDESRLNNRLRYHVLGEPQGDGAIVYTEPDDPELSLFPFVTDAGDYLVVYKSRGTDRRSGVMYREICDDCDPAKQGGFTELFPVQDARYSIVGNTDSTFYVLTDKDAPRRKLVAVDLLKPEIENWQTIIPEGEAVLETVGTIDGGFVAVHSKDGRSVLTVRDRTGGSVRNVELPGEGTVFGVDTDPQRETFTFGYTSYNFPSVAFAADEELGLEEVFPSTLDFDPSGFDVSLHFATSKDGTQVPLFVTHKKGLELDGDNPAILYGYGGFSIGQSPYFAPSLIAWLEQGGVYIFAGLRGGDEYGAEWHEAGKLENKQNVFDDFIASAEWAIDNGYTKPEKLAIRGGSNGGLLVAAVELQRPDLFGAVICQVPVIDMLRYHTFGTGRFWTVEYGNAMENPEHFEFMYAYSPLHNVEEGVLYPPTLVLTADGDDRVVPAHAFKYVATLQANADPNGIYLLHHQTDAGHGAGKPTAKRLDEAADIYAFLVKQFGMTWE
- a CDS encoding GyrI-like domain-containing protein, with the translated sequence MNPRFEARPALTVVGYQIDTKPMSPEIGELWGKFGSAHDVQWPPSIGGGGAYGVMQYHEDTGVLTYMAGIPVAPDAQVPEGMHKWDVPETEYAIFSTVLDNLAETFTKIYNEWLPNADVDGGTGPALEWYGPGFHEKHLDVNVLIPIRRR